One Amphiprion ocellaris isolate individual 3 ecotype Okinawa chromosome 5, ASM2253959v1, whole genome shotgun sequence genomic region harbors:
- the cse1l gene encoding exportin-2: MELNDANLQTLTEFLRKTLDPDPTIRRPAEKFLESVEGNQNYPLLLLTLLEKSQDNVIRVCAAVTFKNYIKRNWRIVEDEPDKISDLDRTAIKANIVNLMLSSPEQIQKQLSDAISIIGREDFPQKWPDLLTEMVTRFRSGDFHIINGVLRTAHSLFKRYRHEFKSNELWSEIKLVLDTFALPLTELFKATIELCQTHATDINALKVLFSSLTLISKLFYSLNFQDLPEFFEDNMETWMTNFHALLTLDNKLLQTDDEEEAGLLELLKSQICDNAALYAQKYDEEFQPYLPRFVTAIWNLLVSTGQEVKYDLLVSNAIQFLASVCERPHYKHLFEDQNTLTSICEKVIVPNMEFRSADEEAFEDNSEEYIRRDLEGSDIDTRRRAACDLVRGLCKFFEGPVTAIFSGYVNSMLAEYAKNPGENWKHKDAAIYLVTSLASKAQTQKHGITQANELVNLTEFFVNHILPDLKSPNVNEFPVLKADAVKYVMIFRSQLPKEQLLQAVPLLITHLQAESTVEHTYAAHALERLFTMRGPNNSTLITAAEMAPFTEQLLNNLFKALALPGSAENEYIMKAIMRSFSLLQEAIVPYIPTLIGQLTHKLLLVSKNPSKPHFNHYLFESLCLSVRITCKANPTTVSSFEEALFPVFTEILQNDVQEFLPYVFQVMSLLLEIHSNSIPASYMALFPHLLQPVLWERTGNIPPLVRLLQAYLEKGGATIAGSAADKIPGLLGVFQKLIASKANDHQGFYLLNSIIEHMPPESITQYRKQIFILLFQRLQGSKTTKFIKSFLVFINLYCVKYGAIALQEIFDSIQPKMFGMVLEKIVIPEVQKVSGTVEKKICAVGITKVLTECPAMMDTEYTKLWIPLLQALIGFFELPEDDSIPDDEHFIDIEDTPGYQTAFSQLAFAGKKEHDPIGDAVGNPKILLAQSLHKLSTACPGRVPSMLSTSLNAEALQFLQGYLQAATVQLV, encoded by the exons ATGGAACTAAATGATGCTAACCTGCAAACCCTGACTGAGTTCctgaggaaaacactggaccCAGATCCAACAATCAGGCGTCCAG cTGAAAAGTTTCTTGAATCTGTGGAGGGAAATCAGAACTACCCATTGTTACTTCTCACTTTGCTGGAGAAATCCCAAGACAACGTGATTCGTGTCTGTGCTGCCGTTACATTCAAGAACTACATCAAAAGAAACTGGAGAATT GTTGAAGATGAACCAGACAAAATCTCTGACCTAGACCGAACAGCAATCAAAGCAAACATTGTAAATTTGATGTTGAGCAGCCCGGAACAGATTCAGAAACAG TTGAGTGATGCTATCAGCATCATAGGAAGGGAAGACTTCCCTCAAAAATGGCCTGACCTTCTAACAGAGATGGTGACCCGCTTCAGAAGTGGTGACTTCCACATAATCAATGGAGTACTTCGGACTGCGCATTCCCTCTTCAAGAG GTACCGCCATGAATTCAAGTCAAATGAGCTTTGGTCTGAGATAAAACTAGTATTGGACACATTTGCTCTACCTCTGACAGAGCTGTTCAAG GCCACAATTGAGTTGTGTCAGACTCATGCTACAGACATCAATGCCTTGAAGGTCCTTTTCTCCTCCCTCACACTCATCTCCAAGCTTTTCTACAGTCTTAACTTTCAG GACCTTCCAGAGTTTTTTGAAGACAACATGGAAACCTGGATGACCAACTTCCACGCCCTGCTGACTTTGGATAATAAGCTTTTACAAACAGAT GATGAAGAGGAAGCAGGTCTCCTGGAGCTGCTGAAGTCTCAGATCTGTGACAATGCTGCTCTTTATGCTCAGAAGTATGATGAGGAATTTCAGCCATACCTGCCACGCTTTGTCACTGCTATCTGGAACCTTTTGGTTTCTACTGGCCAGGAAGTCAAATATGACCTG CTTGTAAGCAATGCTATCCAGTTCTTGGCATCGGTCTGTGAAAGGCCACACTACAAGCATCTATTTGAGGACCAGAATACACTCACTAGCATTTGTGAGAAGGTCATTGTGCCCAACATGGAGTTCAGAA GTGCAGATGAGGAAGCCTTTGAAGATAACTCAGAGGAATACATTCGGAGAGACCTTGAAGGATCTG ACATCGACACTCGCCGTAGGGCAGCATGTGACTTGGTAAGAGGcctttgtaaattttttgaggGGCCAGTCACTGCAATCTTCTCTGGCTATGTAAACTCAATGCTGGCAGAGTATGCCAAGAACCCTGGGGAAAACTGGAAACACAAGGATGCTGCAATCTATTTGGTCACATCGCTGGCGTCTAAAGCTCAAACACAGAAG CATGGAATAACACAGGCCAATGAGTTGGTGAATCTGACTGAATTCTTTGTCAACCACATTCTCCCAGACTTAAAATCCCCCAATG TTAATGAGTTCCCAGTGCTGAAGGCAGACGCTGTCAAGTATGTTATGATCTTCAGAAGTCAG CTTCCCaaggagcagctgctgcaggcagTTCCTCTACTGATAACTCACCTGCAGGCAGAGAGCACAGTGGAGCACACATATGCTGCCCATGCATTGGAGAGGCTGTTCACTATGAGAGGCCCCAACAATTCAACACT tATCACTGCTGCAGAGATGGCACCTTTTACTGAGCAGCTGCTCAACAACTTGTTCAAGGCACTTGCTCTTCCTGGTTCTGCAGAAAATGAGTACATCATGAAAG CCATCATGCGCAGCTTCTCCCTGCTGCAGGAGGCCATTGTTCCCTACATTCccactctgattggtcagctcaCTCATAAGCTCCTTCTAGTCAGCAAG AATCCCAGCAAACCTCACTTTAACCACTATCTGTTCGAGTCCCTGTGCCTGTCTGTCCGGATCACCTGCAAGGCCAACCCCACAACTGTCAGCAGCTTCGAGGAAGCACTCTTCCCTGTCTTCACTGAGATCCTTCAGAATGATGTCCAGG aGTTTCTTCCATATGTGTTCCAGGTGATGTCTCTCCTCCTAGAGATCCACTCCAACTCTATTCCTGCTTCTTATATGGCTTTATTCCCTCACCTGCTGCAACCTGTCCTATGGGAACGAACAGGGAACATCCCCCCTCTGGTGCGACTGCTTCAGGCTTACCTGGAGAAGGGAGGTGCCACTATTGCAGGCTCTGCTGCAGATAAAATA CCCGGCTTGCTTGGAGTTTTCCAGAAGCTTATTGCCTCCAAGGCCAATGACCACCAAGGTTTTTACCTTCTCAACAGTATCATAGAGCACATGCCCCC AGAATCTATCACTCAGTACAGGAAACAGATCTTCATTTTACTCTTCCAGAGGCTACAAGGCTCTAAAACCACCAAGTTCATCAAGA GTTTTTTGGTGTTTATCAATTTGTATTGTGTCAAATACGGAGCTATTGCACTTCAGGAGATTTTTGACAGCATCCAGCCAAA AATGTTTGGTATGGTGCTGGAGAAGATCGTTATTCCAGAGGTTCAGAAGGTGTCTGGAACAGTTGAGAAGAAGATCTGTGCAGTTGGCATTACAAAAGTCCTCACTGAGTGTCCTGCAATGATGGACACAGAGTACACTAAACTCTG GATCCCGCTTCTCCAGGCCCTCATTGGTTTTTTCGAGCTGCCAGAGGACGACAGCATCCCAGACGATGAGCACTTCATTGACATCGAAGACACGCCAGGCTATCAGACAGCATTCTCACAGCTGGCCTTTGCTGGGAAGAAGGAGCATGACCCTATTGGTGACGCTGTGGGCAATCCAAAAATCCTGCTGGCTCAATCGCTCCACAAGCTCTCTACTGCCTGTCCCGGAAGG GTTCCTTCAATGCTGAGCACCAGCCTGAATGCAGAAGCCCTCCAGTTCCTGCAGGGCTACTTACAAgcagccactgtgcagctggtTTGA
- the LOC111575523 gene encoding retinol dehydrogenase 10-like has product MIVIVDLLLMLIDLTYSILSAVIQTILRPRLKCIDGELCLITGAGGALGRLFALEFAKEGAHLVLWDCNAAANEQTAKQARELGVQVHTYTVDLSKRQSIYEAADRVRAEVGCVSILVNNAGVVAGRRLLDCPDELLERTLLVNCHALFWMTKAFLPQMKAKNHGHIVTIASALGLFSTACVEDYCASKFGAVGFHESLTHELLAEDLDGIKTTLVCPYIVDTGMFAGCEIRRELRSLIPPLEPLYTVQQSMKAILAEQQMICIPRLMYIPFLARALLPWDANVATYRFMGGDKCMLPFIKNVETKTTNGHIKSS; this is encoded by the exons ATGATCGTGATAGTggacctgctgctgatgctCATCGACCTCACCTACTCCATCCTGAGCGCCGTCATCCAGACCATCCTCCGGCCGAGGCTCAAGTGCATTGATGGGGAGCTCTGTCTGATCACTGGGGCCGGGGGCGCCCTGGGGCGGCTCTTCGCCCTGGAGTTCGCCAAAGAGGGAGCGCACCTGGTGCTGTGGGACTGTAACGCAGCGGCCAACGAGCAGACCGCCAAGCAGGCGCGGGAGCTGGGAGTCCAGGTGCACACGTACACGGTGGACCTGTCCAAGCGCCAGAGCATCTATGAGGCGGCGGACAGGGTGAGGGCGGAGGTCGGATGCGTCTCCATCCTGGTGAACAACGCAGGAGTGGTGGCGGGACGGAGGCTGCTGGACTGTCCGGATGAACTTCTGGAGAGGACTCTGCTGGTCAACTGCCACGCACTGTTTTGG ATGACAAAGGCCTTCCTGCCTCAGATGAAGGCAAAGAACCATGGTCACATCGTAACCATTGCCAGTGCTCTGGGACTATTCAGCACTGCGTGTGTAGAG GATTACTGCGCCAGTAAATTTGGAGCGGTTGGCTTCCACGAGTCGCTGACACACGAGCTGCTAGCAGAGGACCTGGATGGAATCAAAACCACTTTAGTTTGCCCTTACATTGTAGACACAGGCATGTTTGCAGGCTGTGAAATTAG GAGAGAGCTTCGGAGTCTGATTCCACCTCTGGAGCCTCTTTACACTGTGCAACAGTCCATGAAAGCCATTTTAGCAGAGCAGCAAATGATCTGCATCCCTCGCCTCATGTACATTCCCTTCCTCGCAAGAGC GTTGCTGCCTTGGGATGCAAATGTTGCAACATATCGCTTCATGGGAGGTGACAAGTGCATGCTACCTTTCATCAAGAATGTTGAAACGAAGACCACCAACGGCCATATCAAATCTTCATAG